One Fibrobacter sp. UWB10 DNA segment encodes these proteins:
- the queC gene encoding 7-cyano-7-deazaguanine synthase QueC, with protein sequence MKNALLVLSGGMDSVTLLYERAAEIALAVSFDYGGNHNDKEIPFARMHCERLGIPHITIPLKFMHDYFTSSLLSGADAIPEGNYDSENMKSTVVPFRNGIMLSVAAGLAESRNLSKVMMANHFGDHAIYPDCRESFVKNMSAAISAGTYAGITIDAPYTNISKTDIARKGKSLGIDYSETWSCYKGGKIHCGKCGTCLERKEALAEAGINDTTEYEA encoded by the coding sequence ATGAAAAATGCTTTGTTGGTCTTGTCCGGTGGAATGGACAGTGTGACCTTGCTATACGAGCGAGCCGCAGAAATTGCGCTCGCCGTATCTTTTGATTACGGCGGAAACCATAACGACAAGGAAATCCCTTTCGCTCGCATGCATTGCGAACGCCTCGGAATCCCGCATATCACGATTCCGCTCAAGTTCATGCACGACTATTTCACGTCGTCGCTGTTGTCGGGGGCCGATGCGATTCCCGAGGGCAATTACGATAGCGAAAATATGAAGTCGACGGTGGTCCCGTTCCGAAACGGCATTATGCTTTCCGTGGCCGCGGGCCTTGCCGAAAGCCGTAATCTTTCCAAGGTGATGATGGCGAATCATTTTGGCGACCACGCAATCTATCCGGATTGTCGTGAATCGTTCGTCAAAAACATGTCTGCGGCCATTTCTGCTGGCACTTACGCGGGCATTACGATTGACGCTCCGTACACGAATATCTCCAAAACAGACATTGCCCGCAAGGGTAAATCGCTCGGTATCGATTACAGTGAAACCTGGTCTTGCTACAAGGGTGGAAAAATCCATTGTGGCAAGTGCGGAACCTGCCTGGAACGCAAGGAAGCCCTTGCCGAAGCGGGCATAAACGATACAACAGAATACGAGGCGTAG
- the queD gene encoding 6-carboxytetrahydropterin synthase QueD codes for MYRVIKRMEISGAHKLTLPYESKCRGLHGHNWIITVFCQSETLDENGMVVDFSHIKEIVKGQLDHKFLNDVMDLNPTAENMARWICEQVPHCYKVQIQESEGNLVEYER; via the coding sequence ATGTACAGAGTCATCAAACGAATGGAAATTTCCGGGGCTCACAAACTCACGCTCCCGTACGAAAGCAAGTGCCGCGGACTTCATGGCCACAACTGGATTATCACGGTGTTTTGCCAAAGCGAAACGCTCGATGAAAACGGGATGGTGGTTGATTTTTCGCACATCAAGGAAATTGTGAAGGGACAACTCGATCACAAGTTCTTGAACGATGTAATGGACTTGAATCCGACAGCCGAAAATATGGCCCGTTGGATTTGTGAACAGGTCCCGCATTGCTACAAGGTGCAGATTCAAGAAAGCGAAGGCAATCTCGTCGAATACGAACGCTAA
- a CDS encoding radical SAM protein has protein sequence MKVSEIFKSIEGEGLRTGQAAVFVRLHGCNLRCAYCDSMYAVEGDDFKQMSADEVLMAVESYRTESGVKCVTLTGGEPLIHEGASELLSKFSDAGFEVNVETNGTVPCKWRLPGLFYTMDWKCKSSGMSAKMKIQNMQTLCENDVLKFVVGNIEDLQEAESVVAQLLPERMPHIYISPVFGSIPNEQIVEWMVDSKIMTENNARFQVQLHKVVWNPDMRGV, from the coding sequence ATGAAAGTCTCTGAAATTTTTAAAAGTATCGAAGGCGAAGGTCTTCGAACAGGGCAAGCCGCTGTATTTGTACGCTTACACGGCTGCAACTTGCGTTGCGCCTACTGCGATTCCATGTATGCGGTCGAAGGCGATGACTTCAAACAAATGAGCGCCGATGAGGTTTTGATGGCGGTAGAATCGTACCGTACTGAATCGGGCGTAAAGTGTGTTACGCTTACCGGTGGCGAACCGTTAATTCACGAGGGTGCGAGTGAACTTCTTTCGAAATTCAGCGACGCAGGCTTTGAAGTCAATGTAGAAACGAACGGGACCGTTCCTTGTAAATGGCGGCTTCCCGGACTCTTTTACACGATGGACTGGAAATGCAAAAGCAGCGGCATGTCGGCGAAAATGAAAATTCAGAACATGCAGACACTTTGCGAAAATGATGTCTTGAAATTTGTTGTCGGTAATATCGAAGACTTGCAAGAAGCGGAATCAGTCGTGGCGCAACTTTTGCCTGAACGGATGCCGCATATTTATATCTCGCCGGTTTTTGGCTCCATTCCAAACGAACAGATTGTCGAATGGATGGTTGACAGTAAGATAATGACCGAAAACAATGCGAGGTTCCAGGTGCAACTCCATAAAGTTGTCTGGAACCCCGACATGCGTGGTGTGTAG
- a CDS encoding glutamate synthase subunit beta: MEEIKRIADVYRPVEERIKDNNEVERKLTSLEIVQQGSRCHSCGIPFCHGAGCPLGNLVPEFNAAVAAGNAERAYNVISKTAFFPEFTGRVCPALCESACTGNVHNDPVMVRQIEKYIIETAFEEGRVTLPTAEWNGKTAAVIGSGPAGLFAAEALRRKGYAVTVYEKREKVGGLLRYGIPNWKLDKSVIDRRVKLLEEAGIKFVCSTEIGKDISAEYIHKNFDEVFLAIGTPNARDLKIPGREAEGIFLALDFLHGANKPGETNPEKFSAKGRKVLVIGGGDTGNDCVGKAIREGCESVLQVEFMPKPPEERSPSTPWPDWPYMLRTSYAQHEGGERRWNVSSKQFIVKDGRVAGVEAVRVEWEMSPQGRPLKPNEVPNSTEVIETDLVVLAMGFTGVPAEGIVNDLGLQLTPRTAIIPDPARHIYAVGDCANGASLVVRAMADAKRVVNGLV; the protein is encoded by the coding sequence ATGGAAGAAATTAAAAGAATTGCAGATGTTTACCGCCCTGTCGAAGAGCGAATCAAGGACAACAACGAAGTCGAACGCAAGTTGACTTCTCTCGAAATCGTGCAGCAGGGTTCACGTTGCCATAGTTGTGGAATCCCGTTCTGTCACGGTGCGGGTTGCCCGCTTGGTAACCTGGTGCCCGAATTCAATGCGGCTGTCGCAGCAGGGAATGCGGAACGTGCCTACAACGTTATCAGCAAGACGGCGTTCTTCCCCGAATTTACGGGCCGCGTTTGCCCCGCACTTTGCGAATCCGCTTGTACGGGCAATGTGCATAACGACCCGGTGATGGTTCGCCAAATCGAAAAGTACATCATCGAAACCGCCTTCGAAGAAGGCCGCGTAACGCTCCCTACTGCAGAATGGAACGGTAAAACCGCTGCAGTTATCGGCTCGGGTCCTGCAGGCCTCTTTGCTGCCGAAGCGCTCCGCCGCAAGGGTTACGCCGTTACCGTTTACGAAAAACGCGAAAAGGTGGGCGGTCTTTTACGCTACGGCATTCCGAACTGGAAACTCGACAAGTCCGTTATCGATCGCCGCGTCAAGCTCCTCGAAGAAGCCGGCATCAAGTTCGTTTGCAGCACCGAAATCGGCAAGGACATCTCTGCCGAATACATCCACAAGAATTTTGACGAAGTCTTCCTCGCTATCGGTACGCCGAACGCCCGCGACTTGAAAATCCCGGGCCGCGAAGCCGAAGGAATCTTCCTTGCGCTCGACTTCTTGCACGGCGCAAACAAGCCTGGCGAAACGAATCCTGAAAAGTTCAGCGCCAAGGGCCGCAAGGTCTTGGTGATTGGCGGTGGCGATACGGGTAACGACTGTGTGGGCAAGGCGATCCGCGAAGGCTGCGAAAGCGTGCTCCAGGTGGAATTCATGCCCAAGCCGCCTGAGGAACGTTCTCCGTCTACTCCGTGGCCGGATTGGCCGTACATGCTGCGTACCAGCTACGCCCAGCATGAAGGTGGCGAACGCCGCTGGAATGTGTCTTCCAAGCAGTTCATTGTGAAAGATGGCCGCGTCGCAGGCGTCGAAGCTGTCCGCGTGGAATGGGAAATGTCCCCGCAGGGCCGCCCGCTCAAGCCGAACGAAGTCCCGAATTCTACCGAAGTCATCGAAACCGACCTAGTTGTGCTCGCCATGGGCTTTACCGGGGTTCCGGCCGAAGGCATCGTGAACGATTTGGGCCTCCAGCTCACGCCGCGTACCGCAATCATTCCGGACCCCGCTCGCCACATTTACGCAGTCGGCGACTGCGCAAATGGCGCGTCCCTTGTGGTCCGTGCCATGGCCGATGCTAAACGAGTCGTAAACGGACTTGTATAA
- a CDS encoding TIGR02147 family protein, which produces MKPITEYTDFRQLMLDYYEDRKRRSAFSWRDFSKAAGFTSSSYMKVVCDGKSKLSKIGVERTGVAMGLVGFEMEYFRALVEFGQAGTEAKKKAAYESMLSIAKVHKVRVMEGDLFEFYDSWQNPVVRELAPLMPGATPGEMAKMCYPEVSAAEVQQSLNFLTKAGLLKKAGDSFTLAETSIKGTPDATRLALRGMHRMMSKLATPAIDLPADERNFSGVTMGVSRESYDRIVKVLDECRRQIIAIAAEDKSIEQVYRLNLQLFPLTKSIKESNNEEA; this is translated from the coding sequence ATGAAACCGATAACTGAATACACCGACTTTCGCCAACTGATGTTGGACTACTACGAAGACCGCAAGCGTCGTTCCGCGTTTTCGTGGCGTGATTTTTCGAAGGCCGCTGGATTTACCTCGTCGTCGTACATGAAGGTCGTGTGCGATGGCAAAAGCAAGCTGAGTAAAATCGGCGTGGAACGCACCGGGGTCGCCATGGGCCTCGTGGGATTTGAAATGGAGTATTTCCGAGCCCTCGTGGAATTTGGGCAGGCCGGGACCGAGGCGAAGAAGAAGGCTGCGTACGAGAGCATGCTTTCGATTGCCAAGGTTCACAAAGTCCGCGTGATGGAAGGCGACCTGTTCGAATTCTACGATTCCTGGCAAAACCCGGTGGTACGCGAGCTTGCACCCTTGATGCCAGGAGCAACCCCCGGCGAGATGGCCAAAATGTGCTATCCCGAAGTTTCGGCAGCCGAAGTGCAGCAGAGTCTGAACTTCTTGACCAAAGCGGGTCTCCTAAAGAAGGCCGGAGATTCCTTTACGCTGGCCGAGACATCGATCAAGGGCACACCGGACGCCACGCGACTTGCTTTAAGGGGTATGCATCGCATGATGTCCAAGCTCGCCACGCCCGCGATTGACCTCCCTGCTGACGAACGCAACTTTAGCGGCGTCACCATGGGAGTGTCGCGCGAAAGCTACGACCGCATTGTCAAAGTGTTGGACGAATGCCGTCGACAGATTATTGCGATTGCCGCCGAAGACAAGAGCATCGAACAAGTTTACCGTTTGAATTTACAATTATTCCCGCTTACTAAAAGCATAAAGGAGAGCAACAATGAAGAAGCTTAA
- the gltB gene encoding glutamate synthase large subunit — MNAQALYDPANEHDACGVGLVANINNVASHQIVLQGITVLKRLMHRGAAGGDPETGDGAGLLLSMPHKFFRKLYPSLPARYGVAMYFVENTLAADALDAEIKRVAESEGVDVIQFREVPVNPATIGHTARETLPHIRQVFFDGSKFKTNEEFDIKLYVVRRLVEKTCKGVYVCSCSRKSIVYKGLLLASQIEGFYKDLNDLDFESPLALVHQRYSTNTFPTWPLAHPFRYLAHNGEINTLRGNLNSLRAREPLLKSEVIGDDLPKLLPLIMPGQSDSASLDNMFELLVAAGRSLPHAMMMLLPQAWGQKHYLGRDVRGFFEYESMLMEPWDGPAAVAFSDGVNAGAILDRNGLRPARYTLCKDGLFVMASETGVLDLQDDEVEEKGRLKPGEIIYLDLENHHILKNAEMKAYVARSKPYRRWVAENKMSVRGLFSEINPADVPDDILVQQKRFGYSAEDLSIILQPMAKNGAEPIGSMGNDAALAVLSDKPQPLFNYFKQLFAQVTNPPIDPIREELVMSLTTYIGNHGNILEETPEQAHLIKIPRPIVTEDEIRRFENIGDKAFKAKELKMQFPLGGNGEVLEAALQNLAGDAVRAVNEGFDIIVLTDKNVDWGYVPIPSLLATASVNRALVEAGVRPEIGLVVQSGEVREVMHFALLLGFGATVINPYLAFQSITNMCHNGDLDVDPVTAAANYVKAVDKGLLKIMSKMGISTLRSYRSAQIFEAVGLNKELVEKFLPGTASRIEGIGLEEIATEVGERQKIAFADASKVLQSGGQYAYRKEGEKHLWTPQSLAAFRQAVQGGDYEKFKVYSKLINDQSERQATLRGLFKFKDATPIDISEVESRESIVKHFVAGAMSLGSLSPEAHETIAIAMNRIGAMSNCGEGGEDPDRDTPAPNGDIRSSAIRQIASGRFGVTIDYLRHAKDLQIKMAQGAKPGEGGQLPAHKVNDFVARIRHSTPNVSLISPPPHHDIYSIEDLAQLIYDLRNSNPKARVSVKLVSEVGVGTVAAGVAKAHADVVLISGHDGGTGASPLTSIKHAGLPWELGIAEAEQTLVLNDLRGRIKLQVDGQLKTGRDIVVAALLGAEEFGFATNLLVSLGCVMDRKCHTNQCPMGIATQDPDFRKRFAGKPEYVENFLFFIADEVREILASLGLRSLEEACGRSDLLEKDSAIAFYKAKNLDFSKIFETVKGGVKSFDKNYVKEELVNFDRRELLPFVKETLEKGTAVELCTVVHNTDRTVGTELSGEVDEHFGVKGLPEDTIRIHLQGVAGQSFGAFLAPGVTLDLEGEANDFMGKGLSGGKIIVRPPHNATFKAEDNVIAGNVIGYGGTSGKVFINGLAGERFGIRNSGMLLVSEGVGDHGCEYMTGGRVVVLGRVGVNFAAGMTGGFAYVYDETGHFDLSCNVGSVDLESVLAGTDSERELIDFIEQHVQATGSEKGKRILENWNSERPKFVKIFPVDYRNALAKKG; from the coding sequence ATGAACGCTCAAGCACTTTACGATCCGGCCAACGAACACGACGCCTGCGGTGTCGGCCTAGTTGCCAATATTAATAATGTTGCCTCGCACCAGATTGTGTTGCAGGGTATTACGGTCTTGAAAAGGCTCATGCACCGCGGTGCGGCTGGTGGCGACCCTGAAACGGGTGACGGCGCTGGCCTTTTGCTTTCTATGCCGCATAAGTTCTTCCGCAAGCTGTACCCGAGTCTTCCGGCCCGTTACGGCGTGGCAATGTACTTTGTGGAAAACACGCTTGCCGCCGATGCTTTGGATGCCGAAATCAAGCGTGTTGCCGAATCTGAAGGTGTAGATGTCATTCAGTTCCGCGAAGTTCCGGTGAACCCCGCTACCATCGGTCACACGGCCCGCGAAACCTTGCCGCACATTCGCCAGGTGTTCTTTGACGGCTCCAAGTTCAAGACCAACGAAGAATTCGATATCAAGCTTTATGTGGTGCGTCGCTTGGTCGAAAAGACCTGCAAGGGCGTGTATGTTTGCAGCTGCAGCCGCAAGAGCATCGTTTACAAGGGCCTGTTGCTCGCAAGCCAGATCGAAGGCTTCTATAAGGACCTGAACGATCTCGATTTCGAAAGCCCCTTGGCTCTCGTTCACCAGCGTTATTCTACCAACACGTTCCCGACTTGGCCGCTGGCTCATCCGTTCCGTTACCTCGCTCACAACGGTGAAATCAACACCCTGCGCGGCAACCTGAACAGCCTTCGCGCTCGCGAACCGCTCCTGAAGAGCGAAGTCATCGGTGACGATTTGCCGAAGCTCTTGCCGCTCATTATGCCGGGCCAGAGCGACTCTGCCAGCCTCGATAACATGTTTGAGCTTCTCGTCGCTGCGGGCCGTAGCCTCCCGCATGCGATGATGATGCTCTTGCCGCAGGCATGGGGTCAAAAGCATTACCTCGGCCGCGACGTGCGTGGCTTCTTTGAATACGAATCCATGCTTATGGAACCGTGGGACGGCCCTGCTGCCGTCGCGTTCAGCGACGGTGTGAATGCCGGTGCAATCCTCGACCGCAACGGCCTTCGTCCGGCACGTTACACTTTATGTAAAGACGGTCTCTTCGTGATGGCCTCTGAAACGGGCGTGCTCGACCTGCAGGATGACGAAGTCGAAGAAAAGGGCCGCCTCAAACCCGGTGAAATCATTTACCTCGACCTCGAAAATCACCACATCTTGAAGAACGCCGAAATGAAGGCTTACGTGGCCCGTAGCAAGCCGTACCGCCGCTGGGTCGCCGAAAACAAGATGAGCGTTCGCGGCCTCTTTAGCGAAATCAACCCGGCCGACGTTCCTGACGATATTCTGGTGCAGCAGAAGCGCTTTGGTTACTCTGCCGAAGACCTCTCCATCATCTTGCAGCCCATGGCCAAGAACGGTGCAGAACCTATCGGTTCTATGGGTAACGACGCCGCTCTCGCCGTGCTTTCTGACAAGCCGCAGCCGCTGTTCAACTACTTCAAGCAGCTGTTCGCTCAGGTGACGAACCCGCCGATTGACCCGATTCGTGAAGAATTGGTGATGAGCCTTACGACCTACATCGGTAACCACGGCAACATCCTCGAAGAAACTCCGGAACAGGCGCACCTCATCAAGATTCCGCGCCCGATCGTGACCGAAGACGAAATCCGCCGCTTTGAAAACATCGGCGATAAGGCCTTCAAGGCCAAGGAACTCAAGATGCAGTTCCCGCTCGGTGGCAATGGGGAAGTCCTCGAGGCTGCCTTGCAGAACCTTGCTGGCGATGCCGTGCGTGCCGTGAACGAGGGCTTCGATATCATCGTGCTTACCGACAAGAACGTCGATTGGGGCTACGTGCCTATTCCGTCGCTGCTTGCTACGGCCAGCGTGAACCGCGCCCTCGTAGAAGCTGGCGTACGTCCTGAAATCGGTCTGGTGGTGCAGTCCGGCGAAGTCCGCGAAGTCATGCACTTTGCCCTGTTGCTCGGTTTCGGTGCCACGGTCATCAACCCGTATCTGGCCTTCCAGAGCATTACTAACATGTGCCACAACGGCGACCTCGATGTGGATCCGGTCACTGCTGCCGCCAACTACGTGAAGGCTGTTGACAAGGGCCTCCTCAAGATTATGTCGAAGATGGGTATTTCTACCCTCCGTAGCTACCGCAGCGCCCAGATTTTCGAAGCAGTTGGCCTGAACAAGGAACTCGTCGAAAAGTTCCTGCCGGGTACCGCAAGCCGCATCGAAGGTATCGGTCTCGAAGAAATCGCTACCGAAGTGGGCGAACGCCAGAAGATTGCCTTTGCCGACGCAAGCAAGGTGCTTCAGTCCGGCGGCCAGTACGCTTACCGCAAAGAAGGCGAAAAGCACTTGTGGACTCCGCAGTCCTTGGCTGCATTCCGTCAGGCTGTGCAGGGCGGCGACTACGAAAAGTTCAAGGTTTACAGCAAGCTCATTAACGATCAGTCCGAACGTCAGGCAACGCTCCGCGGCCTCTTCAAGTTCAAGGATGCGACTCCGATCGACATTTCCGAAGTCGAAAGCCGTGAATCCATTGTCAAGCACTTTGTGGCAGGCGCTATGAGCCTTGGTTCTTTGAGCCCTGAAGCTCATGAAACCATCGCTATCGCCATGAACCGTATCGGTGCCATGAGCAACTGCGGTGAAGGTGGTGAAGACCCGGATCGCGATACTCCGGCTCCTAACGGTGACATTCGTAGCTCTGCTATTCGTCAGATTGCGTCTGGCCGCTTTGGTGTCACGATTGACTACCTGCGCCATGCAAAGGATTTGCAGATCAAGATGGCTCAGGGAGCAAAGCCCGGTGAAGGTGGCCAGCTGCCGGCTCACAAGGTGAACGACTTTGTGGCTCGCATCCGTCATAGTACGCCGAATGTGTCTCTGATTTCTCCGCCGCCGCACCATGATATTTACTCTATCGAAGACTTGGCTCAGCTCATTTACGACCTGCGTAACTCCAACCCGAAGGCTCGTGTTTCCGTAAAGCTCGTGTCCGAAGTGGGTGTGGGTACGGTTGCCGCTGGTGTTGCCAAGGCTCATGCCGACGTGGTGCTCATTTCCGGCCACGATGGCGGTACGGGTGCATCTCCGCTCACCTCTATTAAGCATGCCGGCCTTCCGTGGGAACTCGGTATTGCCGAAGCGGAACAGACCCTTGTGCTCAACGACTTGCGCGGTCGTATCAAGCTCCAGGTCGATGGCCAGCTCAAGACGGGCCGCGACATTGTGGTGGCAGCACTCCTCGGTGCCGAAGAATTCGGCTTTGCTACGAACCTTCTCGTTAGCCTTGGCTGCGTGATGGACCGCAAGTGCCATACGAACCAGTGTCCCATGGGTATTGCAACGCAGGATCCGGACTTCCGCAAGCGCTTTGCGGGCAAGCCGGAATACGTTGAAAACTTCCTGTTCTTCATCGCCGACGAAGTCCGCGAAATCCTCGCAAGCCTCGGTCTCCGTTCTCTCGAAGAAGCCTGCGGCCGTAGCGACCTCCTCGAAAAGGATTCTGCCATCGCCTTCTACAAGGCCAAGAACCTCGACTTCTCCAAGATTTTCGAAACCGTCAAGGGTGGCGTCAAGTCCTTCGACAAGAACTATGTCAAGGAAGAACTGGTCAACTTCGACCGCCGCGAACTCTTGCCGTTCGTCAAGGAAACCCTCGAAAAGGGTACTGCCGTGGAACTTTGCACGGTGGTGCACAACACCGACCGTACGGTGGGTACGGAACTTTCTGGCGAAGTGGACGAACACTTTGGCGTGAAGGGCCTTCCCGAAGATACGATTCGCATTCACCTTCAGGGTGTCGCGGGCCAGAGCTTCGGTGCCTTCCTTGCTCCGGGTGTCACGCTCGATTTGGAAGGCGAAGCCAACGACTTTATGGGTAAGGGTCTCTCGGGCGGTAAGATTATCGTGCGTCCGCCGCACAACGCCACCTTCAAGGCCGAAGACAACGTCATTGCCGGTAACGTCATCGGTTACGGTGGTACTAGCGGTAAGGTGTTCATCAACGGTCTCGCTGGCGAACGCTTCGGTATCCGTAACTCCGGTATGCTCCTGGTAAGCGAAGGCGTGGGCGACCACGGCTGCGAATACATGACGGGTGGCCGCGTGGTCGTGCTCGGTCGCGTAGGCGTGAACTTCGCCGCAGGTATGACGGGTGGCTTTGCTTACGTGTACGACGAAACGGGTCACTTCGACCTGAGCTGCAACGTGGGCTCTGTGGACCTTGAAAGTGTGCTTGCCGGTACTGACAGCGAACGCGAACTCATTGACTTTATTGAACAGCACGTTCAGGCAACGGGTAGCGAAAAGGGTAAGCGCATCCTTGAAAACTGGAACAGCGAACGTCCGAAGTTCGTAAAGATCTTCCCGGTCGACTATCGTAACGCATTGGCAAAGAAGGGCTGA